In Tenrec ecaudatus isolate mTenEca1 chromosome 5, mTenEca1.hap1, whole genome shotgun sequence, the following are encoded in one genomic region:
- the LOC142448064 gene encoding large ribosomal subunit protein uL5, which translates to MAQDQGEKENPMRELRIRKLCLNICVGESGDRLTRAAKVLEQLTGQTPVFSKARYTVRSFGIRRNEKIAVHCTVRGAKAEEILEKGLKVREYELRKNNFSDTGNFGFGIQEHIDLGIKYDPSIGIYGLDFYVVLGRPGFSIADKKRRTGCIGAKHRIGKEEAMRWFQQKYDGIILPGK; encoded by the coding sequence ATGGCGCAGGATCAAGGTGAAAAGGAGAACCCGATGCGGGAGCTGCGCATCCGCAAGCTCTGCCTCAACATCTGCGTGGGGGAGAGTGGCGACAGGCTGACGCGGGCCGccaaggtgctggagcagctcacCGGCCAGACCCCCGTCTTCTCCAAAGCCAGATACACCGTCAGATCCTTTGGCATTAGGAGAAATGAAAAAATTGCCGTCCACTGCACAGTCCGTGGGGCCAAGGCAGAGGAAATCTTGGAGAAAGGTCTGAAGGTGCGGGAGTACGAGTTACGGAAAAATAACTTCTCCGATACTGGAAACTTTGGGTTTGGGATCCAGGAACACATCGACCTGGGAATCAAATATGACCCCAGCATCGGTATCTACGGCCTGGACTTCTACGTGGTGCTGGGGAGACCAGGCTTCAGCATTGCTGACAAGAAGCGCAGAACAGGCTGCATCGGGGCCAAACACAGAATCGGCAAAGAGGAGGCCATGCGCTGGTTCCAGCAGAAGTATGATGGGATCATCCTTCCTGGTAAATAA